A single Lactuca sativa cultivar Salinas chromosome 8, Lsat_Salinas_v11, whole genome shotgun sequence DNA region contains:
- the LOC111918622 gene encoding delta(12) fatty acid desaturase FAD2 — translation MVTGGQMSKTSKGSKNYDEGPLQRAPYKKPPFTIGDLKKAIPPHCFNRSILRSFSYLLYDLTISFILYYLASRYIHLLPRNLSCLAWPVYWFFQSSVVGGVWVIAHECGHHAFSNYQWVDDTVGFLLHSALLVPYFSWKYSHRRHHSNTASLEREEVFVPKLKSNLPSLVVYLNNPPGRVLYILFIHTLGWPLYLMFNYGGRNYDRFACHFYPNSPIYSKSERAQIIVSDVGIVIVTYFLYNLVMTKGLTIVLCTYGVPLLIVNISLICVTFLHHTHSSLPHYDSTEWDWLRGALATVDRDYGILNITGHNITNTHVIHHLFPKIPHYHAMEATKAIKPILKDYYRFDDTPILKALYREAKECVYVKSDDNEKAKGVFWFDNKF, via the coding sequence ATGGTCACAGGTGGGCAAATGTCAAAAACATCAAAAGGAAGCAAAAATTACGATGAGGGGCCCCTCCAACGAGCCCCTTACAAAAAACCACCATTCACAATTGGGGATCTCAAGAAAGCAATCCCACCTCATTGTTTTAATCGCTCCATCCTTCGCTCTTTCAGTTACCTTTTATACGACCTAACTATTTCCTTCATCTTGTACTACCTCGCCTCTCGTTACATCCACCTCCTCCCCCGCAACCTCTCCTGTCTCGCATGGCCTGTTTACTGGTTCTTTCAATCCTCTGTCGTAGGTGGTGTTTGGGTCATAGCACATGAATGTGGCCACCACGCCTTCAGTAACTACCAATGGGTCGATGACACCGTTGGGTTTCTGCTACATTCTGCTCTCCTTGTCCCTTATTTCTCTTGGAAATACAGTCACCGCCGCCACCATTCCAACACCGCTTCACTTGAACGTGAAGAAGTCTTCGTCCCTAAACTAAAATCTAATCTCCCTTCATTAGTTGTCTACCTAAACAACCCACCAGGTCGAGTCCTTTATATCTTGTTCATCCACACCCTAGGCTGGCCTCTGTACCTAATGTTCAACTATGGTGGCAGGAACTACGATAGGTTTGCATGCCACTTTTACCCAAACAGCCCTATTTACTCCAAAAGTGAACGTGCTCAGATCATTGTTTCTGATGTTGGGATCGTTATTGTCACTTACTTCCTCTACAATCTAGTAATGACCAAGGGGCTCACAATAGTGCTCTGTACGTATGGCGTGCCACTGCTCATTGTCAACATTTCACTTATTTGTGTTACATTTTTGCATCACACGCACTCTTCATTGCCCCACTATGATTCAACGGAATGGGATTGGCTGAGGGGAGCTCTTGCAACAGTCGATAGAGATTATGGGATCTTGAACATAACAGGCCACAACATCACTAATACTCACGTCATCCATCATTTATTCCCGAAAATACCTCATTATCATGCAATGGAAGCCACGAAAGCAATCAAGCCCATATTGAAAGATTATTACAGGTTTGATGACACACCGATTCTGAAAGCCTTATACAGAGAAGCAAAAGAATGCGTATATGTTAAATCAGATGATAATGAAAAGGCCAAGGGTGTCTTCTGGTTTGACAATAAGTTTTAA